A genomic stretch from Dermochelys coriacea isolate rDerCor1 chromosome 24, rDerCor1.pri.v4, whole genome shotgun sequence includes:
- the CXCR3 gene encoding C-X-C chemokine receptor type 3 translates to MTDWVIFSGDDLFYLMENTSFSPDYYNGSDTCCSVPPCTSKSIQAFDRVFLPVLYSLLFPLGLCGNCMVMAVLLQCKRSLAGTDVFILNLALADVLLVVTLPFWAVQAVHGWVFSTGTCKLVGSIFKINFYSSIFFLVCISFDRYLSIVHAVHMYKRNKSHLMVASCLVVWGICILLTMPDFLYLEVKKDYRLNITLCSHNFSINTSLRWKTALHICYHMLGFFLPLAAMLYCYICIIHTLLRSHGFHKHKAMRVILTVVVVFFVCWTPYHLALLANTLIDLHVVRRDCGRETSLDITMSITASLGYFHCCLNPLLYAFIGIKFRNKFLELLGHMGCVSHEFLHRHVQTPSQRKDSTWSETTVASYSGL, encoded by the coding sequence GTTATCTTCAGTGGAGATGATTTGTTCTACCTGATGGAGAACACCAGCTTCTCCCCTGACTACTACAACGGGAGTGACACCTGCTGCTCTGTGCCACCCTGCACCTCCAAGAGTATCCAGGCCTTTGACAGGGTCTTCCTGCCAGTCCTCTACAGCCTGCTGTTCCCACTGGGGCTATGTGGGAACTGCATGGTGATGGCTGTGCTACTGCAGTGCAAGAGGTCCCTGGCTGGGACCGACGTGTTCATCCTCAACCTGGCACTTGCTGACGTACTGCTGGTGGTGACACTCCCCTTCTGGGCAGTGCAGGCTGTGCACGGCTGGGTCTTCAGCACGGGTACCTGCAAGCTGGTCGGCTCCATCTTCAAGATCAATTTCTACTCCAGCATCTTCTTCCTGGTATGCATCAGCTTCGACCGGTACCTCTCCATCGTCCACGCTGTGCACATGTACAAGAGGAACAAGTCTCATCTGATGGTGGCCAGCTGCCTGGTGGTCTGGGGCATCTGCATCCTCTTGACCATGCCAGATTTCCTGTACCTGGAAGTCAAGAAGGACTATCGCCTCAACATCACTTTGTGCTCCCATAACTTTTCCATCAACACCTCCCTGCGCTGGAAAACAGCCCTGCACATCTGCTACCACATGTTGGGCTTCTTCCTGCCCCTGGCAGCCATGCTGTACTGCTACATCTGCATTATCCACACTCTGCTGCGCTCCCATGGCTTCCACAAGCACAAGGCCATGCGAGTCATCCTGACGGTGGTGGTCGTTTTCTTTGTGTGCTGGACACCCTACCACCTGGCCCTGCTGGCAAACACGCTGATCGACCTGCACGTGGTGAGGCGGGACTGTGGCAGGGAGACCAGCCTCGACATCACCATGTCTATCACTGCCAGCCTAGGCTACTTCCACTGCtgcctcaaccccctgctctatgCCTTTATTGGCATCAAGTTCCGCAACAAGTTTCTGGAACTGCTGGGCCATATGGGCTGTGTGAGTCATGAGTTCCTGCACAGACACGTACAGACACCGAGCCAGCGCAAGGATTCCACCTGGTCGGAGACCACTGTGGCCTCCTACTCGGGGCTCTAG